A segment of the Sporocytophaga myxococcoides genome:
CAAAGATCAAAACAGAGCATGGAACAAAAACCCAGATAATTATCAAGGACCTGAAGATAGGGATGAATCTAATAAGTCAGGGGGAAGTTCTCCAAGATATATTCTTCCAGGCCCTCCTAATAACCCTGACAGCCACAAAATGTGGTGGGATCCTACTCACCCAGATTATATTGGTAATAAAAAATAGATGATAAATGAAAAAGGAAAAGCTACTAAATAAATATCACGAAGAAGTGGGTAAAGAAGATTTTCTTATAGATGCAGCCCCCTATTTTCAGGGGTATCTTGCATTTATACTTCCAGATGAAGAGGAAGATGTTTTTTTTTCAAGTATCACAACAATAGGTTTGTCCAATCTTTTTAATGAAAAAAAATATATTCCGACAGAAATAATTCTGGAAATAGATGAAACATTTTCAGAGGAAACAGTCGAAGGCTTTTCTAAACAGCTTTTAGAATTTTACAATAAGGAACTTTCGAAAAAGGATGGATTTAAATTGAATACTATCATTCCACATTCAATTGATTTAATCCGCTCAACTCCTTATTTTTTTGTTAGTCAATATTTGGGCCTCTCTACAGAATGGGGATTTGAATCTGACCCTACTGTGCAAATGCTACAATTAATTCCTTTAACTGAAGGAGAAGCGAAGGAATTGGAGAATATTGAAGACAAAACCAAAAGTATAATTATCAACGAAACATATAAGATATTAAGAAACCCTTACAGAACATCATTGCCCCTTGTCGCCACTACTATTAAAAATTTATGGTCTAAAATAAGTAAGTGGTATTCTAAAAATTCTGAAACTTTGAAATCTAGACTTATGTCAGGTGCTTCAGAAAAAGAAATGGAAGAGTTTAGGAATTCATATCCAGTTGAAATACCCAAGGACTATTACTATTCTCTCCTCCAACACAATGGAAAGATGTCTTTTTATAATGGATATGAATACCTGAAAGCAAATCTGGCTGTGGATCTTTGGAAAGAAATGAAATCGAATAAAGAGCAGGGAGCATTTAACAAATTACCTGAATATTCCGGTAATAAAATTAAGCAAACATGGTGGAATCAATCATGGATACCTTTTGCAGTAGATAGTGGTGGTAATTTATTTTGTATTGATCTTGATCCGGCTGAAGGAGGCTCCAGAGGTCAGGTCATTCTTTGGGAAAGAGCTGAAGGCCCTTTAGAAAGTGGAGCTGCATCTTTCACTGAATGGTTATATTTATATCTGAGAGGACTATATAACGGCATTTATAAGTTGGATGATGAAGGCTTTCTTGAGACTTAAGTTAATTATACTTTTAAAATTTCGGATAGACATTAAGGCCATTGATGAATCAGCGTCAATGGCTTTATTGTAATATAACCACCATTTATGATAAAACTAAGAAACACATTTTTTGTCATGTAATGGGTAAAACTTCCAACTTGGATAAAATCTTTATTCGAAAGTTTAATATATGCTGAATGAGCCCGTTCCGGGGGCTGAAAGGGGGATGATAGGAGACAGATCTTGATAGGGAGGAGCATCAGAAGTATGTTGCAGAAATTCATGCAAAATTAGTTTAGAAATCAGGTAATCCTGCACAAAGTTTTGAAGAGTTTGTTAAAAAAGAGAAGAAGAATTTGACAGCAGAACTTTAAGAAACTTATAATGCAAAACTAAAAGAAGGTTTTAAAAAAAACATTAATCTCATTCCAATCGATATTGAAAACATGATTGTAAACCGAAAGATAATATCAGATTCGAAGTTGATATCTCACCTAATAATACTCATGATGAAGGAATAATTGTTTTTGATGGTTGAGAGGCCTAAGTTTAAAATTCAGAAAGTATACTTTTCGTGCATAATAGGGAAGTAGGTCTCATTAACATCAACATTTATTGAGACACAATGACACAGACGATTTCAGTGATTCTTGGCTTCATTGCTCAGTAGTTAAACTTAATTGGTATAGCAGAAAGAATTACGAAGTTCATTCACCGGATCAGGGAAGCCGATTGATCGGATGATTGATAAGGTAATTGATTTTATTATCAATAAGGTAATGAAGATAGCTGGCAAGCAACTTGCCAAGATAAAGACAAGGCAAAAGATAAGGATAAGCATAAAGAGAAAGCAGAGGACAGTGAGAAGGATTTTGAAAAGGACAAGGGAGATCAATGATCTTTTTTCGGTCGTACACTTTTTTATAGCTAGATAAGTTTAATTCCGGTAAACTTTTTTTTGAATATTATGTTTTTGTATTTTATTAATATGGAAGTAGTTAAATTTAATAATTTTAAATATTAGTATTGTAAAATATTGTAAAGCTAAATTTTTCTTCTTTCTTAGTAAAACATACTTTTTCTCACCACTTCATTCATGTTTTATGGCAATAAAAGTCGCAATTAATCATTGTACTACTTATAGATATGACAGGTTGGTATGCATGTCTCCTCACATATTCAGACTAAGGCCTGCAGTACATTCAAGAACGCCAATAGAAGCGTATTCTCTGAAAATTACGCCGGAAGAACATTTTATCAACTGGCAGCAGGATCCCTTTGGTAATTATATGGCAAGGGTTGTATTTCCTGAGAAAACAAAGGAAATGATTATAGAGGTGGAAGTTATAGCTAATCTTGTAGTAATAAATCCATTCGACTTTTTTGTAGAAGAATATGCTGAGTCTTACCCTTTCAAATATCAGGGCCAATTAGAAAAAGAACTTTCTTTATATATGGAGAAAAAGGAAAGTGGTCCATTGCTGAAGAGGTGGATTGCTGAGCTTGATATAAATAAAGAGAAGGGGATTGTTGATTTTCTGGTAATGATTAACCAGAAGCTAAATACTGATATTAATTATGCCATCCGCATGGAGCCTGGTGTACAGAGTTGTGAAGAAACTCTTGGAAAAGCTTTGGGGTCTTGTCGTGACTCAGCATGGTTGTTGGTGCAGGTATTAAGACATCTTGGACTTGCAGCCAGATTTGTGTCAGGATACCTGGTTCAGTTAACAGCAGATATTAAATCCCTGGATGGTCCGTCTGGTCCGGAAGAGGACTTTACTGACCTGCATGCATGGACAGAAGTCTATATCCCGGGAGCAGGCTGGATAGGTCTCGATCCTACTTCAGGATTATTTGCAGGCGAAGGGCATATACCTCTTGCTTGCACTCCCGACTATGTGAGCGCTGCTCCTGTCGTAGGAGCAACGGATAAGTGTGAAGTTGATTTTTTCTTTGATAATAAAGTAACTCGTATACATGAAGATCCTCGTGTAACGATGCCATATTCGGAAGAACAATGGGCTGCAATCAATGCTGTTGGAAATAAGGTCGATGATGATCTGGAGAAGTGGGATGTAAGAATGACAATGGGAGGGGAACCTACCTTTGTTTCAATTGATGATATGGAATCAGCTCAATGGAATACGGCAGCAGATGGTCCTCATAAAAGATTGCTCGCCCATGATCTGATTTTTAGACTCAGGGAAAAATTTGGACCGAAAGGTATGTTGTATTATGGTCAGGGTAAGTGGTATCCCGGAGAGCCTTTGCCTCGTTGGCAATATGGCCTTTTCTGGAGAAAAGATAATTATCCTATCTGGAAGAATACACAACTGATAGCACACGAAAAAACTGATAAAACCTATACTGTCGAAGATTCCAGGATTTTCATGGAAGAGCTTGCAAGGCATCTTGCAGTCAGCAGATATAATATTTCTCCAGCATACGAAGATGCCTTTTATTTCCTTTGGTCTGAAGGAAAGACACCTATCAATATAGATCCCTTAAAATACAATCTTAAAGAAAGTCTTGAACGTCGAACGCTTGCAACACTATTAGATAAAGGGCTGAACAAGCCAGTTGGTTATGCGCTTCCAATAGAGTGGAATTACTGGAATGGAAAATGGAAAAGCTGTAAATGGCAGTTTACTCGTGACTATTTGTTTCTCATACCAGGCAATTCTCCAATGGGATTCAGGTTACCTCTTGAGTCTCTGGCTTATGTTTCCAAAAGCTTAAGACCTCAGGAAATAGATCGAAGTTTATTTGAAGAATTACCACCACTTGAAAATTATCATGAGAGAATAGCACTTAGATACGGTAGAATTTTTGAGCATGTGGCACCGCCCCAGAGAATAAGACATCAGGAGTTAGCAGTAACTGACGGGAATGACAAGAGTATTGGAAAAGACAGAAGAAGCCGAAATGTTATTAAACCAGAGGAAGAAGATGATGAAATAAAACCAATGTTTGAAACTGATGTCACAAAGACCGCTATTTGTACAGAAGTAAGAGATGGCTATCTGTATGTATTTCTTCCGCCAGTCAGCTACCTGGAGCATTATCTGGACCTGGTAGCATCTGTAGAAGCTGCAGCCGAAAAGTTAAACATGCAGGTAAGATTAGATGGATATGAGCCTCCACGCGATTACAGAGTAGAAAGGATGGTAGTTTCCCCAGACCCTGGAGTTATAGAAGTTAATATTCACCCTTCCAAAAGCTGGAAAGAGCTCAACAGTATTATCAATACGCTTTATGAGCAGGCTTATCTTTCAAGACTGGGCACTGAAAAGTTTATGCTTGACGGAAGACATACAGGTACAGGAGGAGGAAATCATATCACAATCGGAGGAAGCACTCCTTCAGATAGCCCTCTGCTAAGACGGCCTGACCTTCTGAGAAGTCTTATTGCATACTGGCAGCATCATCCAGGACTCTCATATTTGTTTTCAGGAGCTTTTATTGGTCCCACGAGTCAGGCACCAAGAATTGATGAGGGAAGAGATGAGATGTTGTATGAAATGGAAATTGCTTTTGAACAGGTACCTGAAAATGGGTTCATCCCATACTGGCTTGTTGACAGAATATTCAGGCATTTGCTGACAGATATAACCGGCAATACACATAGGGCAGAATTTTGTATAGATAAATTATATTCTCCTGACTCTTCTTCTGGAAGGCTGGGAATACTTGAATTCAGAGCATTTGACATGCCTCCTCACAGGCAAATGAGTATGGTGCAGATGTTGCTCATCAGGGCTTTAGTTGCACGTTTCTGGAACAAACCATACAAACATGATCTTGTAAGGTGGGGAACGGAACTCCATGATAAGTTCCTGCTACCGCATTTCGTATATGAGGATATGAAAGAAGTTGTCAGTGAATTGAATGAGGCAGGTTATCCTTTTCAGATGAGCTGGTTTGATCCCTTTTTCGAATTCAGATTTCCAAGATATGGTTCAGTGATGGTTAGAGGAATAGAAATGGAAATAAGGATGGGGATTGAACCATGGCATGTATTGGGTGAGGAAATGAGTAATTCTGGCACAGCGCGTTTTGTTGATTCATCTTTGGAAAGGGTTCAGGTAAAATTAAAAGGAATAAACAATTCAAGATACATCCTATTATGCAATGGTTGTAGAGTTCCACTCAGACCAACAGATGTAAGAGGAGAATTCGTAAGCGGTGTACGCTACAGAGCATGGCAACCCCCATCTGCATTGCATCCTTCCATTGGGACAGATACTCCTTTGGTTTTTGATATCGTTGATACGTGGAACAACAGATCTGTAGGGGGCTGTACATATCATGTTTCTCATCCTGGAGGCAGAAGTTATGATACCTTTCCAATCAATACATATGAAGCCGAATCCCGAAGGGGCAATCGCTTCTGGGAATATGGACACACTCAGGAGGTTATGAGACCAGCTCCTTATTTGTCGAAAATTTCCCACTATATTAAGCAGGACAGACCTCCGCTTGTCAAGTACGATCCTCCAGTCGTTGAGATTAATAAGGATTATCCAAGTACATTAGATATGAGGAAATTTAGAAAATCTAATAGAAATTAGTATAAGGGGATGTTAAATGGGGGAGCGAACATCGCTCCCTTTTATTTTTTCTTTTTTAAAATAGTGTTCGGATCCAGCGGAGAAAGATTTTAGTAAAGGATTGAATCTGGTTTTATCTCTAAATAATGATCATATAGAATGTCTTAGATTAATATTGGTATTAGATATCGTTTTTTCAGCTCCTTTTTACATCCACTTCTACACTAAGTTCGTGACTGCCGCTGCTAAAAATTACCCCTTTTAATGGTACTATATCTCTGTAATCTCGCCCCCATCCGATTGTTATATGTTTTTGGGAAGGAATCATATTGTTGGTTGGGTCAAAGTCAATCCATCCGATATTAGGAACAAAAATAGAAAACCATGCGTGAGATGCATCCGCACCAACAAGTTTTTCTTTGCCATTAGGTGGAACGGTTTCTATATAACCGCTTATATATCTTGCAGGCAGACCTAGCGATCGAATACAGGCAATCGCAAGATGGGCAAAATCCTGACACACCCCTTTTTTATGTTTCATCACTTCTGATGGCGGGGTGGCAATGGTTGTGAATCCCGGTTGAAACTTAAAGTCATTGAAAATTCTTTGCATAAGATTTTCAGACGCCTCAATAAAAGGTCTACCTTTAATAAATGATTTTAAAGTATAGTTAACAATAGCCTGGTTGGATGAAGTCATGGCCGTTTCCTGAATAAATTGGCGAGCTTCAAAATATTCCTGTTTTGGTTCATATAACATCCCTTTTACTATTTCCCACGAAAGTTGATCATATAAAGAGATCTCTGGCTCATCCATCTTTTTTTCGATGAGAGAATTAACAGTTACTGTTAATTCTTCATGGGCTTTTTGTAATGAGAAATAGACTGACTTATTACCGAAATAATCTTCATATTTATTCACCACATCAGGTTCTGGAAATATGGTTATTTCGCTTTTGATGCACTTCTGAATTTCTGTATTTCGGGGAAACAGCTTAGCAATATTCTGACATAAACTCACTTGTTCATTGTAAGTATATTTTGTCTTATGGGAAATGCTGTACATCATAAAGATAAATGCTTACGTGATATCTGAAGAATATAATTGCTTTTGGCTTTGTGCATGTTTGAAAAATGTCCTGGAAATTTCATACGGAACAGATGACAGGATTGAAAATAATTTTGAAAGAAGTTCCTCTAGGTGTCTGTATTCCCTTGTCTCAGGATCAGCTTTAATCAGTATTTTTTTATCTGATATTTTAAGAATAGTGATGGCTTCAATAACAAGCTTTTCATGAAGATGCAATTCATATATATTAGTTCCTTTGGGTAAAGCCTCAAAGTGAACTTTTAATTTTTCAAGTAAATGAATTAAAGAATGCGGATTGTGATTGTCGAAAAGCATCAGATCAAGTACAAGAGGCATTTGAATATGTGTCTTATAATTGTATCTGTAATTAACAAGACTTTCATTACTGGACAAAAATGTTTCCATCATATCGTATTGACTTGATGCTCCATGATTCTGGATCAGCAGAGATTGGAGCATGGTAATCAAAAGAAGACTTTGTTCTATTTTTCGTCCGCTGTCCAGAAGCAGCCATCCGTGTTCTCTTGAAATGCTTTCTCTGTTAAGGCCAATAAATGCTACCATAGATGTAATCAAATTGTCCAGAGAGCTGATCAGCTTGTGGCGATTTTTAAGCGTTTGCTGATTTTCCCGGTTTTCTTCAAGGCTTTTTAATATTCTCCAAGTATCTGCAGACCAGTAATCTCTGACAGCATCGGCAGATCTCATTATCATATTGATATTATACCTTAGTCCTCCGATTCTCTCCCCATTCATGAATAGATCATAAATTTCCCCCCATGGATTTTGAATGATTTCTTTGTTATTTTCATCGGTAAATCCGGGATAAGAATATGTATAGTGAGTTAATGTTTTGAGTAGTACTTTTTCAGTATGGTTGTCCTGATCTGCAGAGAAACCTTCTTTACTGTTGATATATTGAATTACTGTCCTCATGTACCGGGCATTTGCTAATATTCTGTCTGCATATCTTCCAACCCAGAATAAGTTTTCAGCAGTACGACTAGGCAAGGCATCATTATGTTGATCACGTTCCGCTTGTTGAAGATCTTTGGGTGTTTCTTCTGATTTATACTCAGATGAAATAATCCAGGTGTCTTTGCTTAAGCCTCCGGCCTGGTTAGAAATAATGAAACTTTTGGCATCGTTTGATATTCTTGTCAGTCCACCTGCCATTGCTTCGTATGATCCATTATTGCTTACAAGGAAACTTCTGAACATAACATTCCTTGGTTCAATGGTACCGTTTACATAAGAAGGAACAGATGAAAAAAGAATTTTTTCCTGACCAATATACAGGTAAGGTTTCATCTTTATTTGATCCTTTAATTCTTTTAAACCTGCAGAGGATAAAGAAGAAGCATCTATTGATGAACTCGTAACCGTATCTCTGTATATTCTGCGGATGACGAGAGAACTTAGATTGTCCAGTACATATTTCAATTCCCTTGGTTGTCCGCACCACCATGAGGCGAGGGTAGGGAGAATAAGTTCTTCACCGGTAAAGTAATTGGAAATATTTTGTAGAAAAGGAATTAAACCAGGATTTTCCAGAATACTGCAACCAAGCGGGTTTGCAAGACTTACGTTGCCGGCACGTATTACCTGTAAAAGACCGGGTACTCCAAGTTGAGAGTCTTCCTTTAGTTCTAGAGGATCACAATATATATCATCAACCCTCCGTATGATTACATCGACCTTTTCCAACCCAGCAATAGTCTTAATCCATACATAGTTATCTTTTACCATCAGATCATCTCCCTGAACAAGAGAAATGCCCAGGTAAGAGGAAAGGTAGGAATGTTCAAAGTATGTTTCATTTCTGGGGCCAGGGGTTAAAAGAACTATACGAGGATGAGAATCCGATGAAGGAGCAATCGAATTAAGTGTTTTTCTTAAAGTGGTAAAATAGGAAGAAAGTCTTTTTACTTTTACTTTTTTGAAAAACTCCGGAAATATTCTAATCATAGCGGCTCTGTTTTCCTGAGAATATCCAGATCCGGAAGGAGCCTGAGTACGGTCATTCAAGACCCATATATTTCCATCCGGACTTCTCGCCACATCTGCTGAATACAAAATCAGCCCGTCTTTATTTTTAAATGAAACTCCTGCACATTCCCTTAGATAACCTGCGTGATTGTATATCAGTTCAGCTGGAAGTAAACCGTTTTTAATGAGTTTGTTTTCACCATAAATATCCTTGAAGATAAGATCTAATAAATGAGCTCTTTGCTTTAAACCTGACTCAATTTTTTTCCATTCCTCATTATTTATTAAAAATGGAAATGGATCAAGATTCCAGGTTCTGCTTTGTCCTGTAGGATCGCCATATACATTATAGGTAACTCCGTTTTCCTGCAATAACTTTTGAAGATGCACATTTCTGTTAACAAATTCTTCGTGGCCCAGAGTTTTATATGTTTCCAAAAACTCTTTCCAATGGGCGAGTAAATTCCCGTCCTCATCAAGTAATTCATTATACGAAGGCTGTTTACTTATATAATTTTTAAATATTGCTTCTTCTGTATTGCTTAAAGGCATGTAAGTAGTTTGAAGTAATTCGGAATGATGTAATTATTCAATATACATTTTATTTGAGTAAAAGAACAGTTCTATATTATTAAGGTTTTAATCTTCCTTGTAAAATCAAAGGATTTCAGGGGAAGTTTATAAATTAAGGATTGCATCACCTGATACATATTTGACATTTTAAAATCGGAAAAGCAAGGCAATGAATTTTGCCTTGCTTTTTAGTATTTTAAAATGTACTTGATATAGTATTATTTTTTTATCATTATTTTCTCAGTAAAGTTATGAAAATTGGATCTGAAGATAATGAAGTATAGGCCTGAGGAAAATCCTTCATTAGCAAGATTAATATTCACAGATTGATTATTACCTGATATTCCTTCGAATAATGTTTTTAAAGGCACCCCTTTTTGGTCTAGCAATTCTATCTTTGTAAAGTTATTTTCCGGGAGGTTAAATTCAAGAGTAAGGTTTTCTTCAACAGGAGCAGGGTAATACCTGAAGTAAAACTGAGAAGAGGAGTTAGTTAATGTTTCAGTTCTTAATGATGCAGTCCCTTCTTGAGAGACTTCTATCCCGTCCACTTTTGCGACGTTTAAAGTGGCGGTTAAGCTAAGGTCAAGAGATCCATCGCTCACATCAATAACAAAATTCTTTTGGCCACCTGCATCCCCAAAAGTTTTATGAATATCAAATTCATGGAGAATTTCATTCCCTTCCGCCTGGACATTAATCAACCTTGTTCCATCTTTTTGTCCTGCGTCAGAAAAGTAAAGTTTTAGGATGTATTGTCCGGGATTAACAGGGAAGCTCCATTGTATAGGTGTTAAATTCTGATAGGAGTATCGGTTATTACCAAATACATTATTGGGAGCATCTGAATTGTTGAGTCCTTTCCAATTGTCACTTCCCGTAGTAAGTGTTGTGGTTGGGGTTTCAAGATATTCAGACGGTGAAAGCTGTTTGTCCGATGACCAGTTTAACATCGAATCCTGAATTTCAGAACCTCCGCAGTTAATTCTGTAAAGAAGAATTGGGGCATCAGTAGCAGGCCTGTTAACAAAAACTTTGATAACGTCAGAACTTGAAGCACCATCATTATCAATAGCTCTGAATTCAAACGTGTAAATTCCTTCAATAAAGCCATAGGCATTGGTTGTAATATGAGTGCTATTGGAAAGAGAAATTAGGCTTGGACCGGAGATCTGCGTCCAGGAATATTCTTTGATTATACCATCTTCATCTGAGGCTTTACCAGAAAGTATGACTTTATCTAATGGCAATTCGGCTATTATATCCTCTCCTGCAAAGACCGAAGGATATATGTTCGGGATAGTATGGTCTGTTCTGTAACTCAACAACCAATCGTATATGGCATTGGTGTATAATCCGGTAGAATCTTTAGATGGAGATAGTGAAAGGTTTTGATATACAGTTCCCCAAAGGGAGGTATTATGACCTGCTCCTGTGATTACAGTCAGTTTTCCAGGGATAGGAGGATTACATTTATTGTAAGCAGTGTTCCATGATGTTGCACTTTTACCATCATTTTCACCCTGGAATGACCATACAGGGATTTCTTTAGCATTACATACGTTGGAGTTGACGGTAACTGCTGCTATGGGAAGGATAGCAGCTACTTTCTCTGGATAAGCAATAGCGTAATCCCAGGTGCCTCTGCCTCCGGAACTTAAACCTGTTACATATATTCTCGATATATCAATCCTGTATTTTGATTTTGCCATTTCAATAAACTCATCAATAAAGGAAGTGTACCAGTAAGTTCT
Coding sequences within it:
- a CDS encoding PKD domain-containing protein, whose protein sequence is MKNLTSTRLYKNSTLIKILLSTLFMLYISQTSRAQQKATSYSSNFFRFTINYYEYLPPSYSASGHSFPLLIFLHGSGEAGTVLSKTLVPGVPPRLIADGKTDGFSNFIVLSPQSPRTYWYTSFIDEFIEMAKSKYRIDISRIYVTGLSSGGRGTWDYAIAYPEKVAAILPIAAVTVNSNVCNAKEIPVWSFQGENDGKSATSWNTAYNKCNPPIPGKLTVITGAGHNTSLWGTVYQNLSLSPSKDSTGLYTNAIYDWLLSYRTDHTIPNIYPSVFAGEDIIAELPLDKVILSGKASDEDGIIKEYSWTQISGPSLISLSNSTHITTNAYGFIEGIYTFEFRAIDNDGASSSDVIKVFVNRPATDAPILLYRINCGGSEIQDSMLNWSSDKQLSPSEYLETPTTTLTTGSDNWKGLNNSDAPNNVFGNNRYSYQNLTPIQWSFPVNPGQYILKLYFSDAGQKDGTRLINVQAEGNEILHEFDIHKTFGDAGGQKNFVIDVSDGSLDLSLTATLNVAKVDGIEVSQEGTASLRTETLTNSSSQFYFRYYPAPVEENLTLEFNLPENNFTKIELLDQKGVPLKTLFEGISGNNQSVNINLANEGFSSGLYFIIFRSNFHNFTEKIMIKK
- a CDS encoding transglutaminase family protein, which gives rise to MMYSISHKTKYTYNEQVSLCQNIAKLFPRNTEIQKCIKSEITIFPEPDVVNKYEDYFGNKSVYFSLQKAHEELTVTVNSLIEKKMDEPEISLYDQLSWEIVKGMLYEPKQEYFEARQFIQETAMTSSNQAIVNYTLKSFIKGRPFIEASENLMQRIFNDFKFQPGFTTIATPPSEVMKHKKGVCQDFAHLAIACIRSLGLPARYISGYIETVPPNGKEKLVGADASHAWFSIFVPNIGWIDFDPTNNMIPSQKHITIGWGRDYRDIVPLKGVIFSSGSHELSVEVDVKRS
- a CDS encoding circularly permuted type 2 ATP-grasp protein, whose translation is MPLSNTEEAIFKNYISKQPSYNELLDEDGNLLAHWKEFLETYKTLGHEEFVNRNVHLQKLLQENGVTYNVYGDPTGQSRTWNLDPFPFLINNEEWKKIESGLKQRAHLLDLIFKDIYGENKLIKNGLLPAELIYNHAGYLRECAGVSFKNKDGLILYSADVARSPDGNIWVLNDRTQAPSGSGYSQENRAAMIRIFPEFFKKVKVKRLSSYFTTLRKTLNSIAPSSDSHPRIVLLTPGPRNETYFEHSYLSSYLGISLVQGDDLMVKDNYVWIKTIAGLEKVDVIIRRVDDIYCDPLELKEDSQLGVPGLLQVIRAGNVSLANPLGCSILENPGLIPFLQNISNYFTGEELILPTLASWWCGQPRELKYVLDNLSSLVIRRIYRDTVTSSSIDASSLSSAGLKELKDQIKMKPYLYIGQEKILFSSVPSYVNGTIEPRNVMFRSFLVSNNGSYEAMAGGLTRISNDAKSFIISNQAGGLSKDTWIISSEYKSEETPKDLQQAERDQHNDALPSRTAENLFWVGRYADRILANARYMRTVIQYINSKEGFSADQDNHTEKVLLKTLTHYTYSYPGFTDENNKEIIQNPWGEIYDLFMNGERIGGLRYNINMIMRSADAVRDYWSADTWRILKSLEENRENQQTLKNRHKLISSLDNLITSMVAFIGLNRESISREHGWLLLDSGRKIEQSLLLITMLQSLLIQNHGASSQYDMMETFLSSNESLVNYRYNYKTHIQMPLVLDLMLFDNHNPHSLIHLLEKLKVHFEALPKGTNIYELHLHEKLVIEAITILKISDKKILIKADPETREYRHLEELLSKLFSILSSVPYEISRTFFKHAQSQKQLYSSDIT
- a CDS encoding SMI1/KNR4 family protein, yielding MKKEKLLNKYHEEVGKEDFLIDAAPYFQGYLAFILPDEEEDVFFSSITTIGLSNLFNEKKYIPTEIILEIDETFSEETVEGFSKQLLEFYNKELSKKDGFKLNTIIPHSIDLIRSTPYFFVSQYLGLSTEWGFESDPTVQMLQLIPLTEGEAKELENIEDKTKSIIINETYKILRNPYRTSLPLVATTIKNLWSKISKWYSKNSETLKSRLMSGASEKEMEEFRNSYPVEIPKDYYYSLLQHNGKMSFYNGYEYLKANLAVDLWKEMKSNKEQGAFNKLPEYSGNKIKQTWWNQSWIPFAVDSGGNLFCIDLDPAEGGSRGQVILWERAEGPLESGAASFTEWLYLYLRGLYNGIYKLDDEGFLET
- a CDS encoding transglutaminase family protein, producing MAIKVAINHCTTYRYDRLVCMSPHIFRLRPAVHSRTPIEAYSLKITPEEHFINWQQDPFGNYMARVVFPEKTKEMIIEVEVIANLVVINPFDFFVEEYAESYPFKYQGQLEKELSLYMEKKESGPLLKRWIAELDINKEKGIVDFLVMINQKLNTDINYAIRMEPGVQSCEETLGKALGSCRDSAWLLVQVLRHLGLAARFVSGYLVQLTADIKSLDGPSGPEEDFTDLHAWTEVYIPGAGWIGLDPTSGLFAGEGHIPLACTPDYVSAAPVVGATDKCEVDFFFDNKVTRIHEDPRVTMPYSEEQWAAINAVGNKVDDDLEKWDVRMTMGGEPTFVSIDDMESAQWNTAADGPHKRLLAHDLIFRLREKFGPKGMLYYGQGKWYPGEPLPRWQYGLFWRKDNYPIWKNTQLIAHEKTDKTYTVEDSRIFMEELARHLAVSRYNISPAYEDAFYFLWSEGKTPINIDPLKYNLKESLERRTLATLLDKGLNKPVGYALPIEWNYWNGKWKSCKWQFTRDYLFLIPGNSPMGFRLPLESLAYVSKSLRPQEIDRSLFEELPPLENYHERIALRYGRIFEHVAPPQRIRHQELAVTDGNDKSIGKDRRSRNVIKPEEEDDEIKPMFETDVTKTAICTEVRDGYLYVFLPPVSYLEHYLDLVASVEAAAEKLNMQVRLDGYEPPRDYRVERMVVSPDPGVIEVNIHPSKSWKELNSIINTLYEQAYLSRLGTEKFMLDGRHTGTGGGNHITIGGSTPSDSPLLRRPDLLRSLIAYWQHHPGLSYLFSGAFIGPTSQAPRIDEGRDEMLYEMEIAFEQVPENGFIPYWLVDRIFRHLLTDITGNTHRAEFCIDKLYSPDSSSGRLGILEFRAFDMPPHRQMSMVQMLLIRALVARFWNKPYKHDLVRWGTELHDKFLLPHFVYEDMKEVVSELNEAGYPFQMSWFDPFFEFRFPRYGSVMVRGIEMEIRMGIEPWHVLGEEMSNSGTARFVDSSLERVQVKLKGINNSRYILLCNGCRVPLRPTDVRGEFVSGVRYRAWQPPSALHPSIGTDTPLVFDIVDTWNNRSVGGCTYHVSHPGGRSYDTFPINTYEAESRRGNRFWEYGHTQEVMRPAPYLSKISHYIKQDRPPLVKYDPPVVEINKDYPSTLDMRKFRKSNRN